In Nostoc sp. CENA543, a single genomic region encodes these proteins:
- a CDS encoding non-ribosomal peptide synthetase → MAVTEANLVAIDYQIRQLREIQPVTPLFNHLKQNQIEHQDKIIDNIPLNLRDKISKLTSNSPINKLALYLSTIQVLLFKYTAQEEFVIATGALNLNKSDSLIFSRFFRQEIISFKDLLKITRSNLQEGYSHQTYDVDVLVETFIARGGNPAAIFDIALTQEGLCSRSSLLNNFQLVFEIDAQDTSVSVTFPKDAFSKDFLQRMLGHFRQILETVTANPDSELSEIEILTPEEHYQLLRKWNNTEIQYPQDKCIHQLFEEQVERSPNAVAVIFENQQLTYQQLNERANQLAHYLQTKGVKPEVLVGLYLERSLEMVVGLLAILKAGGAYVPLDPSYPAERITYTLQDAAVPVLLTQKSLLPSLAKNQATVVCLDADWEIIAASSQDNVRVNVQPHNLAYVIYTSGSTGKPKGVLINHQNVVRLFAATEDWFHFGASDVVTLFHSIAFDFSVWELWGALLHGGRLVIVPYWVSRDPSAFHTLLRQEQVTVLNQTPSAFRQLIRVEELGGTGESKLNLRLVIFGGEALEPQSLQPWFERYGDQSPQLVNMYGITETTVHVTYRPLTLADVNSSQSLIGVPIPDLQLYILDEQLKPLPIGIKGEMYIGGAGLARGYLNRPELTAERFINNPFSDEPDAKLYKTGDLGRYLENGDIEYLDRIDNQVKIRGFRIELGEIEAALVKHPEVREAVVIARTDQPGDKRLVAYLVATHSPSHQASEKQSHSEQISQWQQVFNDTYRQNAPTQDSTFNIIGWNDSYTGLPIPQAQMSQWLDSTVERILAWQPKRVLEIGSGTGMLLFRIAPQCSRYCGTDLSENAIRYVETEMHKGGSNWSQVELINKPAHDFEGFEAKSFDAVILNSVVQYFPSIDYLVGVLEGAVKMVAPGGFIFVGDVRSLPLLEAFHTDIMLYQASEELATEDWWQLVQKNLQEDQELIIDPAFFNDLVQHLPQISQVQIQLKRGRDRNELTRFRYDVILRIGDEISPSIEPQCLDWQQDQLTLPTVRQLLLETQPEMLRVNSVPNARVWKQVKLLELLAKDEKPATVGGLLQNLEAFTQQEGIEPEDFWSLSHDLPYNIAISWSDTGKNACYDVVFSRRSLGLRHGILPLSGETPQLKPWSQYANNPLQSKLTRQLVPQLRSFLKKSLPDYMVPSAFVTLEALPLTANGKVDRRALPAPHTARADLEKAFVAPRTLEEQVLADIWAEILSLERVGIHDNFFALGGDSIRSIQVLALAKERGLHFSVQQMFLHQTIYELTQNLATAETSNKITEKVKPFALICEQDRLKLPENVEDAYPLGRLQMGMLFHSEYSPSSSVYQNINSFHLGVTFDAAKWRMAAQELVANHSVLRTCFDMSNFSQPLQLVRRTVRVPLVVEDLRHLSATEQERILDAWFAAERQQNFNLDSPPLLRFHIHRRTDETFQLTIIEHHAILDGWSVGLLFTELLQRYLSLLGEEITPPDSPPAITFRDFIALEQKALNSQECRQYWLERLNGITITKLPRWSPSYYSSDSEKLSTLGTHEVSLSLTVSRDLKQVANKAGVTLKSVLLAAHMKVLSVLFNQSDVLTGMVSNGRPEEGDGEKILGLFLNTLPLRLQLLGGSWIDLMRETFKAERESLPYRRYPLADLQWHLGGQPLFETSFNFTHFHVYQSILGLPNLQVLDSKFLGKTNFTLGVHFTLDIFSSQINLTLKYNASELCQEQVIAIGDYYTSTLEAIAADPSQHYESWNLHLLEPDKTAISHAQKSQFSLQKIEIKQHLDYWRQQLDDGRLPRVHLPIDFPRPSVKTFNVSRLNWIFKPEIASKLQDICQQAESTLFMGLVAAVKVLLCRYSGQHDISIGTEITTHNDSQVIKSLNTLVLRDQIEPTQGYQNLLAQVRQTVTEAFEHADYPFDILVEELAISQEINRTPLFDVLVLLQNFGQAVFTEELHIKSLDSLTSTSKFDLSFVFSEHDEQLRLDLIYNTDLFQAERMQKCLNHFDNLLTEMLDHPSQPLCEFSILSPTENAFLHSFIQPIPRLETRTVIHDFSDQVRVLPDKTAIIYPGGEFSYLELDTLTNFWANIFKDLGIHKDSICGVMFEGDYRQVLAMLAVFKTGGIYLPLRLDEPEERTLRMMVKTSPTLMVVDAENLDIVKPRLAVLPKPPQILVLTAHKIQQYYQWDGTNYQCLPVVASRDEKTLIMPDADDSNYIMFTSGSTGEPKAILGSHGSLRHFLNWEKLEFGINQNWRCLQIAKINFDAYLRETLVTLCSGGTLYIPDSTDREDLEKLLLRVGEWQINLLHTVPSVMRLFLKAGQNLANADQLLQNLQVLVLGGEPLFVKELCEWHQVFGSQTEFVNIYGASETTFVKHFHRIPDPNKITYARVPGGKTLPEAAFAVIDATRPCAVGEVGEIFVKSPYLTKGYYQDPSLTNSVFVPNPLNHGTDIVYRTGDLGRLLPDLTVEVIGRSDNQVKLNGVRIELGEIEDALAAIDGVEKALVIAEKQEELVRVIAYYQANNSINQQHISSQLKQVLPIYMLPTHLMQLADFPLLPNGKVNRSALPKPEINITQTSNKITRFNQQEAVLASIWSELLDVEVSDSNQSFFELGGNSLKAMRLVSQIRNQFGVALRLREIFTQNTLKAQADLIQSRQ, encoded by the coding sequence ATGGCAGTGACGGAAGCAAATCTTGTGGCAATTGATTACCAAATTCGACAACTGCGAGAAATCCAGCCAGTCACACCTTTATTTAATCATCTAAAACAGAATCAAATAGAACATCAAGACAAAATTATTGATAATATACCTTTAAATCTACGCGATAAAATATCCAAGCTAACCAGTAATTCTCCTATTAATAAACTAGCTCTATATTTATCAACTATTCAAGTTTTATTATTTAAATACACTGCTCAAGAAGAGTTTGTGATAGCAACGGGAGCTTTGAACCTAAACAAATCTGATAGCTTAATATTCTCCCGATTTTTTAGACAAGAAATTATTTCATTTAAGGATTTACTCAAAATTACTCGCAGTAATCTCCAAGAAGGATACAGTCACCAAACTTATGATGTAGACGTTCTTGTCGAAACCTTTATTGCCAGAGGCGGAAATCCAGCAGCGATTTTTGATATTGCTCTCACCCAAGAAGGATTGTGCAGTCGCAGTTCTTTGTTAAACAATTTTCAACTAGTTTTTGAAATTGATGCTCAAGATACTTCCGTTTCCGTAACTTTCCCAAAAGATGCTTTTAGTAAAGATTTTCTTCAGAGAATGCTGGGGCATTTCCGACAAATCCTAGAAACTGTTACAGCTAATCCTGATTCTGAATTGTCAGAAATCGAAATATTAACTCCAGAGGAACATTATCAATTACTGAGAAAATGGAATAATACAGAAATTCAATATCCTCAAGATAAATGTATTCATCAGCTATTTGAAGAGCAAGTAGAGCGTAGTCCCAATGCAGTAGCAGTAATATTTGAAAATCAACAATTAACCTATCAGCAATTGAATGAGCGAGCTAATCAGTTAGCTCACTATTTGCAAACAAAAGGTGTAAAACCAGAGGTACTGGTAGGTCTTTACCTAGAACGTTCCCTGGAAATGGTAGTGGGACTATTGGCAATTCTCAAGGCGGGAGGGGCTTATGTCCCATTAGATCCTAGCTATCCAGCAGAACGCATAACTTACACACTTCAAGACGCAGCCGTCCCAGTATTGCTGACTCAAAAATCACTATTGCCATCTTTAGCAAAAAATCAGGCAACTGTGGTGTGTTTGGATGCAGACTGGGAGATAATTGCCGCCTCTAGTCAAGACAATGTAAGAGTTAATGTCCAGCCACATAACTTGGCATATGTGATTTACACTTCTGGATCTACAGGTAAACCCAAAGGAGTATTAATCAACCACCAAAATGTGGTGCGTCTATTTGCTGCTACTGAAGATTGGTTTCACTTTGGTGCAAGTGATGTTGTAACGCTCTTCCATTCAATAGCCTTTGACTTTTCGGTTTGGGAACTCTGGGGTGCTTTGCTGCATGGTGGACGTTTGGTGATTGTACCCTACTGGGTAAGTCGCGATCCTTCAGCTTTCCACACCTTGCTACGTCAAGAGCAAGTTACAGTTCTCAACCAAACACCATCCGCTTTTCGCCAACTTATCCGGGTGGAAGAACTAGGAGGAACCGGGGAATCAAAACTGAACTTACGCCTGGTAATATTCGGTGGCGAAGCTTTAGAACCACAAAGCTTGCAGCCGTGGTTTGAGCGATACGGAGATCAATCGCCCCAGTTAGTAAATATGTACGGAATCACAGAAACCACCGTGCATGTTACCTATCGACCACTGACACTAGCAGATGTTAACAGTAGTCAGAGCTTAATTGGTGTTCCGATTCCCGATTTGCAATTGTACATCCTGGATGAACAGCTAAAACCTCTACCTATCGGTATCAAGGGGGAGATGTATATTGGTGGTGCTGGGTTAGCGCGGGGTTATTTGAATCGCCCAGAATTAACTGCCGAAAGATTTATTAACAATCCATTTAGCGACGAACCAGACGCAAAGCTATACAAAACAGGTGATTTAGGTCGTTATCTGGAAAATGGGGACATTGAGTATCTCGATCGCATCGATAATCAAGTTAAGATTCGGGGTTTCCGCATCGAACTTGGAGAAATTGAAGCCGCACTAGTAAAACATCCAGAGGTGCGGGAGGCAGTGGTGATAGCCCGAACTGACCAACCAGGAGACAAGCGTCTAGTAGCTTATCTAGTTGCCACACACAGTCCCTCTCATCAAGCATCTGAGAAGCAATCCCATAGTGAGCAGATATCACAATGGCAACAAGTATTTAATGATACTTACCGCCAGAATGCTCCCACTCAAGACTCAACCTTCAATATTATCGGCTGGAACGACAGCTATACAGGTCTACCCATTCCTCAAGCACAAATGAGTCAATGGTTGGACTCTACAGTAGAGCGGATTCTTGCTTGGCAGCCTAAGCGGGTGCTGGAAATTGGTAGCGGTACAGGAATGCTGCTGTTTAGGATTGCTCCCCAATGCTCGCGTTACTGTGGCACTGATCTTTCCGAGAATGCCATCCGTTATGTTGAGACGGAAATGCACAAAGGTGGCAGCAATTGGTCACAGGTGGAGCTAATTAACAAACCAGCCCACGACTTTGAAGGTTTTGAAGCCAAATCATTTGATGCTGTCATCCTCAACTCAGTTGTGCAGTATTTTCCGAGCATTGATTATTTAGTAGGTGTCTTAGAAGGTGCGGTGAAGATGGTAGCACCAGGGGGTTTTATCTTTGTGGGAGATGTACGCAGTCTGCCGTTACTAGAAGCTTTTCATACCGATATCATGCTCTACCAAGCATCTGAGGAGCTAGCCACAGAAGATTGGTGGCAGCTTGTGCAGAAAAATCTCCAGGAAGACCAAGAACTGATCATTGATCCAGCCTTCTTTAATGATCTTGTGCAGCATCTGCCGCAAATTAGCCAGGTGCAAATTCAGCTAAAACGAGGTCGCGATCGCAATGAACTGACAAGGTTCCGCTATGATGTGATTCTCCGTATAGGAGACGAAATTTCTCCCTCAATTGAACCTCAGTGTTTGGACTGGCAGCAAGATCAGCTGACATTGCCTACGGTTCGCCAACTTTTACTAGAGACACAGCCAGAGATGCTACGCGTCAATAGCGTTCCTAATGCGCGTGTGTGGAAACAAGTCAAGCTCCTAGAACTCCTGGCAAAAGATGAGAAACCAGCCACAGTTGGTGGTCTACTCCAAAATCTAGAGGCTTTCACCCAGCAAGAGGGAATAGAACCTGAAGATTTTTGGAGCCTGAGCCATGATTTACCTTATAACATCGCCATTAGCTGGTCAGATACAGGAAAGAATGCTTGTTATGATGTTGTGTTTAGTAGGCGATCGCTAGGGCTAAGACATGGAATACTACCCCTATCAGGGGAAACACCTCAACTAAAACCCTGGAGTCAATATGCCAATAATCCTTTACAGAGTAAATTAACTCGCCAGCTAGTTCCACAGCTACGCAGTTTCCTGAAAAAGTCTCTTCCTGACTACATGGTTCCCTCTGCCTTTGTGACGCTAGAGGCACTACCGCTAACAGCCAACGGCAAAGTAGACCGTCGCGCGTTACCCGCACCCCACACAGCCAGAGCAGATTTAGAAAAAGCTTTTGTTGCACCTCGCACTCTAGAAGAGCAGGTACTAGCCGACATTTGGGCTGAGATTCTGAGTCTGGAACGAGTTGGTATTCACGACAACTTCTTTGCTTTAGGCGGTGATTCTATCCGCAGTATCCAAGTTTTAGCATTAGCAAAAGAAAGAGGTTTGCACTTCTCTGTTCAACAGATGTTTTTGCATCAGACAATTTACGAACTGACGCAAAACCTCGCAACAGCAGAGACTAGTAATAAAATTACCGAGAAAGTAAAGCCATTCGCGCTCATTTGTGAACAAGACCGCCTCAAGTTGCCCGAAAATGTGGAAGATGCTTATCCTCTAGGCAGACTTCAGATGGGGATGTTGTTTCATAGCGAGTACAGTCCTAGTTCTTCTGTTTATCAAAACATCAACAGTTTTCATCTAGGAGTTACTTTCGATGCAGCAAAATGGCGCATGGCTGCACAGGAACTTGTTGCTAATCATTCTGTACTGCGGACTTGCTTCGATATGAGTAACTTCAGTCAGCCGTTGCAGTTAGTTAGGCGCACAGTTCGTGTTCCCTTAGTCGTAGAGGATCTACGCCATTTATCTGCTACGGAGCAAGAGAGGATTTTGGATGCTTGGTTTGCAGCCGAAAGACAACAAAATTTTAATTTGGATAGTCCTCCTCTATTACGCTTTCATATTCATCGCCGCACCGATGAGACATTTCAGCTAACTATAATTGAACACCACGCCATTCTCGATGGCTGGAGTGTGGGTCTATTGTTCACTGAGTTACTGCAAAGATATTTGTCCTTGTTAGGCGAAGAAATTACGCCACCCGATTCACCACCTGCAATTACATTCCGGGACTTTATTGCTTTAGAACAGAAAGCCCTCAATTCCCAAGAGTGCCGACAATATTGGTTAGAAAGACTCAACGGTATTACTATTACAAAGTTGCCCCGTTGGTCTCCATCCTACTACTCATCTGACTCTGAAAAATTAAGTACATTGGGTACTCATGAAGTCAGTCTATCTTTAACAGTTTCTCGTGACTTGAAACAGGTAGCAAACAAGGCAGGAGTGACACTCAAAAGCGTACTTTTAGCAGCACACATGAAAGTGTTGAGTGTGCTTTTTAACCAGTCCGATGTCTTAACAGGTATGGTATCTAATGGTAGACCTGAAGAGGGTGACGGTGAGAAGATACTGGGACTTTTTCTGAATACTTTGCCCTTGCGTTTGCAACTTCTGGGTGGCAGTTGGATAGACTTGATGCGGGAGACATTCAAGGCTGAACGAGAATCCCTACCCTACCGACGATACCCTCTAGCTGACTTACAGTGGCATTTAGGTGGTCAGCCTTTATTTGAGACTTCATTTAATTTCACCCATTTTCACGTTTATCAAAGTATCTTAGGTTTGCCAAATTTACAGGTATTAGATAGCAAATTTCTCGGAAAAACAAACTTTACTCTGGGAGTCCACTTTACTTTAGATATCTTCTCATCTCAGATCAACTTAACCTTGAAATATAATGCTAGCGAGTTGTGTCAAGAACAGGTGATTGCCATCGGTGATTATTACACTAGCACCTTAGAAGCAATAGCGGCTGATCCCTCACAACATTATGAATCTTGGAATTTGCATCTTTTAGAACCAGACAAAACTGCAATATCTCATGCTCAGAAAAGCCAGTTTTCCCTACAAAAAATTGAAATTAAACAACATCTCGATTACTGGCGACAACAACTTGATGATGGAAGATTACCCAGAGTTCACTTACCTATAGACTTCCCTCGTCCTAGTGTAAAAACATTCAATGTCTCTCGTTTAAACTGGATATTTAAACCAGAAATAGCTTCTAAGTTGCAAGACATTTGTCAACAAGCAGAAAGCACTTTATTTATGGGACTGGTGGCGGCAGTCAAAGTATTACTGTGTCGCTATAGTGGTCAGCATGACATTTCCATTGGGACAGAAATTACCACTCACAACGATTCTCAAGTAATCAAATCTCTCAATACACTAGTTCTCCGCGACCAAATAGAGCCAACACAAGGATATCAAAATCTGCTTGCACAAGTGCGTCAAACTGTGACTGAAGCATTTGAACACGCTGATTACCCGTTTGATATTTTGGTAGAAGAACTAGCAATTTCTCAAGAGATTAACCGTACACCATTGTTTGATGTGTTAGTGCTGCTACAAAATTTTGGTCAAGCTGTATTTACAGAAGAATTACACATCAAATCTCTAGATTCACTAACTTCTACCAGCAAATTTGACCTGTCTTTTGTATTTAGCGAACACGACGAGCAACTCAGGTTAGATTTAATTTACAACACAGATTTATTCCAAGCTGAGAGGATGCAAAAATGTCTCAACCATTTCGATAATTTGCTCACAGAAATGCTAGATCATCCTAGCCAACCTCTTTGCGAATTTTCTATCTTATCACCAACAGAAAATGCTTTTTTACACAGTTTTATCCAACCAATACCCCGCTTAGAAACCCGTACAGTTATCCATGATTTTAGCGACCAAGTAAGAGTTTTACCAGACAAAACAGCAATTATTTATCCTGGTGGTGAATTTAGCTATCTTGAATTAGATACACTTACTAACTTTTGGGCGAATATCTTTAAAGATTTAGGTATTCATAAAGATAGTATTTGTGGCGTAATGTTTGAAGGAGATTACCGTCAAGTATTAGCCATGTTAGCGGTCTTTAAGACTGGGGGAATTTATTTACCTCTGCGTTTAGATGAGCCAGAAGAACGCACTTTACGCATGATGGTCAAAACATCCCCTACTCTGATGGTAGTCGATGCCGAGAATTTAGATATTGTCAAACCCCGACTAGCAGTATTACCAAAACCACCTCAAATATTGGTATTGACTGCCCATAAAATTCAGCAATACTATCAATGGGATGGTACAAATTATCAATGCTTGCCTGTAGTAGCAAGTCGTGATGAAAAAACTTTAATTATGCCTGATGCAGATGATTCTAACTATATTATGTTTACATCTGGGTCAACAGGTGAACCCAAAGCCATACTTGGTAGTCATGGCAGTTTGCGTCACTTCCTCAATTGGGAAAAATTAGAATTTGGGATTAATCAAAACTGGCGTTGTCTGCAAATTGCAAAAATTAATTTTGATGCTTATCTGAGAGAAACTCTTGTCACTTTATGTTCTGGAGGCACTCTTTATATTCCTGATAGCACAGACCGCGAAGATTTAGAAAAGTTATTACTGCGCGTAGGAGAATGGCAGATTAACTTACTGCACACTGTACCTTCGGTGATGCGCCTATTTTTAAAGGCTGGTCAAAATTTAGCTAATGCTGATCAATTACTCCAGAACTTACAAGTTTTGGTGTTAGGAGGAGAACCTTTATTTGTCAAAGAACTATGTGAATGGCATCAAGTTTTTGGTTCTCAAACCGAATTTGTGAATATTTATGGTGCCAGTGAAACCACTTTTGTCAAACATTTTCATCGGATTCCTGACCCCAATAAAATTACTTACGCCAGAGTTCCTGGAGGTAAAACATTGCCAGAAGCGGCGTTTGCAGTCATTGATGCCACTCGTCCTTGTGCTGTAGGAGAAGTAGGAGAAATTTTTGTCAAATCACCTTATTTAACAAAAGGCTATTACCAAGACCCAAGTTTAACCAATTCCGTTTTTGTACCCAATCCTTTGAATCATGGCACTGATATAGTTTATCGTACAGGAGACTTGGGAAGACTGCTACCAGATTTAACGGTGGAAGTGATAGGACGCAGCGATAACCAAGTGAAGTTGAATGGAGTACGGATTGAGTTAGGAGAAATTGAAGATGCACTAGCTGCTATTGATGGTGTAGAAAAAGCATTGGTAATTGCTGAGAAACAAGAAGAATTAGTGAGAGTAATTGCATATTATCAAGCAAATAATTCTATAAATCAGCAACATATTAGCAGCCAATTAAAACAAGTTTTACCGATTTATATGCTGCCAACTCATTTGATGCAGTTGGCAGATTTTCCATTATTACCCAATGGTAAAGTCAATCGTTCAGCACTACCAAAACCAGAAATAAATATTACTCAGACAAGTAATAAAATCACTAGATTTAATCAACAAGAAGCTGTATTAGCCTCGATTTGGAGTGAATTATTAGATGTAGAGGTAAGTGATTCTAATCAGTCATTCTTTGAACTAGGGGGAAATAGTTTAAAGGCAATGCGTTTAGTATCACAGATCCGTAATCAATTCGGAGTTGCACTGCGATTGCGGGAAATTTTTACTCAAAATACTTTAAAGGCGCAAGCTGATTTGATTCAATCACGACAATAA